From the Brassica napus cultivar Da-Ae chromosome A8, Da-Ae, whole genome shotgun sequence genome, one window contains:
- the LOC106359907 gene encoding upstream activation factor subunit UAF30, with protein MQPQRLKKAIVDNPKKLGNLIDLVNLPSTLRDFLGQSQSSRLGCFMRVWSYIKTNNLQDPKNKNVVNCDEKLKSILLGKPRVELVDLPSLIKLHFTTKAPNSNSQEKRMPSVFKY; from the exons ATGCAGCCTCAGAGGTTGAAGAAAGCAATAGTTGACAACCCTAAGAAGCTTGGGAATTTGATTGACCTCGTGAATCTTCCATCTACTCTACGTGACTTCCTTGGTCAGTCTCAGAGTTCTCGTCTGGGTTGTTTCATGCGTGTCTGGTCGTACATCAAGACCAACAATCTTCAG GATCCAAAGAACAAGAATGTGGTGAACTGTGATGAAAAGCTGAAGAGCATTTTGCTTGGGAAGCCGCGAGTGGAGCTAGTCGATCTTCCTTCTCTTATCAAGTTGCATTTCACCACCAAAGCACCCAACTCGAATTCTC
- the LOC106361355 gene encoding small ubiquitin-related modifier 1 — protein MSATQEEDKKPGDGGAHINLKVKGQDGNEVFFRIKRSTQLKKLMNAYCDRQSVDMNSIAFLFDGRRLRAEQTPDELDMEDGDEIDAMLHQTGGCGSGAAMA, from the exons ATGTCTGCAACACAGGAGGAAGACAAGAAGCCAGGAGACGGAGGAGCTCACATCAATCTCAAGGTCAAGGGTCAG GATGGGAATGAGGTGTTCTTTAGGATCAAGAGAAGCACTCAGCTAAAGAAGCTGATGAATGCTTACTGTGACAGGCAATCAGTGGACATGAACTCCATTGCCTTCTTGTTCGATGGCCGTCGTCTGCGTGCTGAGCAGACTCCAGACGAG CTTGACATGGAGGACGGTGATGAGATCGATGCCATGCTCCATCAGACTGGTGGCTGTGGTAGTGGCGCTGCTATGGCCTGA